In the Salmo trutta chromosome 33, fSalTru1.1, whole genome shotgun sequence genome, one interval contains:
- the LOC115172488 gene encoding tribbles homolog 2-like → MDIQEVSGSPESIRQSPDRYNSLSDSLSSGPFVSRHPVPSRNVGNYLLYDPLQENVLRAANTHSGEELVCKVLPVSRYREVLCSYYCLPPHPNIIEMRDVVVGDAHAYLFFPRSYGNLGVMLQARRLPEDTARYLFRQLVSAVAHCHNNGLVLRDLKLNKFVFKNKERTLLMLESLDDAVIMQEGNTSPYCSPGHGDVSGSLWVCAPATDVWSLGVMLHALLLGCYPVGAGLTQERAVLTSQARCLIRSALHSNPNLRLSASELLTHPWLSTHAQAYTQAHTPDQTVPT, encoded by the exons ATGGATATTCAGGAAGTGTCAGGATCACCTGAGAGCATCCGTCAGTCACCAGATCGCTATAACTCTCTGTCGGACAGTCTCTCGAGCGGTCCTTTTGTATCACGCCATCCCGTCCCGTCCCGCAACGTGGGGAACTACCTGTTGTATGATCCGCTGCAGGAAAACGTACTCAGAGCTGCGAATACTCATAGCGGAGAGGAGTTGGTGTGCAAG GTGCTTCCTGTCTCTCGGTACCGGGAGGTTCTGTGTTCGTACTACTGCctgcccccccaccccaacaTAATTGAGATGCGTGATGTGGTTGTCGGGGACGCCCATGCCTACTTGTTCTTCCCACGTTCCTACGGGAACCTAGGGGTGATGCTCCAGGCCCGGCGGCTACCAGAGGACACAGCCAGATACCTGTTCCGCCAGCTGGTGTCGGCTGTGGCACATTGCCATAACAATGGACTAGTGCTCAGAGACCTCAAGCTGAACAAGTTTGTCTTCAAGAAcaaggagag gacccTGTTGATGCTGGAAAGCTTGGATGATGCGGTCATAATGCAGGAAGGAAACACCTCCCCCTATTGCAGCCCAGGACATGGGGACGTCTCTGGCAGTTTGTGGGTCTGTGCTCCAGCTACAGATGTCTGGTCTCTGGGAGTGATGCTCCACGCGTTGCTATTGGGCTGTTACCCTGTTGGGGCTGGACTAACCCAAGAGAGGGCCGTACTAACCTCGCAAGCTCGCTGTCTGATACGCTCAGCCCTGCATTCTAACCCcaacctccgcctctctgcctccGAGCTTCTCACACACCCCTGGCTGTCCACACatgcacaggcatacacacaggcacatacaccAGATCAGACTGTAcctacctga